A single region of the Fusobacterium sp. FSA-380-WT-3A genome encodes:
- a CDS encoding autotransporter outer membrane beta-barrel domain-containing protein, whose product MKQYNEVEKSLKRYLKTKVKITMATVVGFLIAGTVSMASAEGPQIKETQIIKENGSFEVKEGETYKAVRTEDNKITGKYFENINIVNNGKIKLDTTGQEHNQNNVHGIRAKGSEVNITNNGDITVTKGDLQATQSNKAFGIEAITIEDRRDPDNLKKVEYIEGKGGKVVNNGNITITTKAPEAKDDAYGINIQGKNLKAENNGNIKLVGKGHGVHVTYGEFVNTEKGTIDISEAKDSTAIFGLGANLKNEGLIKLSLGEENSTNNKAIENHGGVAVNTGKIQITDKKADELKDYNLYNLFVGDVKHTGMFTDSEGNMVAKKTDNILKGENTTDSINQVGKDTGSLVLGKGEKDAIVGGDNAIKLSSLNIAGKVNVKNSKDGKETKIDDTTINLDKNGELTVTDNSTLSISNGKVNGEKNATVISIGDGGFTNIHNVEVFGNIEGKGKLLATGTNRIDGVIGSSLTIGKAQIQGARALEANVDRDKTTVSSTSKFEKDVTINQSGQLVLELGDKNSNALQNSKVNVTGTGANDVALDTSNISGAETTINLGNENTFNNVGITTTDGKDGVYKVDTKLNGKGSADVKVEYNKELYGTNSKLNSVNNAVMNSNTFFSQNKDERKSQLLAATESSIYSETVKSSYENVKLSEDSLLEMSRVAKTGEWAANGKALYDKNQYDKVGKYSSEIESSGLLGSLEYGLDDNTSVGFAFSGTKQDVKTNGGNSDGDLFYLGTYAKKTVGNYDLTAGVGYQLGKYDTDNTAAKVSSSDSYKTNSLSAYGQVKYIAKFDGISFEPKVRLGYTYVDQDNIQDAYTKVSEANTSTVDATVGLDLVKEISLDRANLRLVAGTSYTKLFGDTDKEFVGNFGANNISISGANLTENSVNFTLGAEVEKESGLFYNAGASYTVGSNNTDNYGANLGIGYKF is encoded by the coding sequence ATGAAACAATACAATGAAGTAGAAAAAAGTTTAAAAAGATATCTTAAAACTAAGGTAAAAATCACAATGGCAACAGTAGTGGGATTTTTAATAGCTGGAACAGTATCAATGGCTAGTGCTGAAGGACCACAAATAAAAGAAACTCAAATAATAAAAGAAAATGGTTCTTTTGAGGTTAAAGAGGGAGAAACATATAAAGCAGTTCGTACTGAAGATAATAAAATAACAGGAAAATATTTTGAAAATATCAATATAGTAAATAATGGAAAAATAAAACTTGATACAACAGGACAAGAGCACAATCAAAATAATGTTCATGGGATTCGTGCTAAAGGGTCAGAAGTAAATATCACTAATAATGGAGATATAACTGTAACAAAAGGAGATTTACAAGCAACTCAATCAAATAAAGCTTTTGGAATAGAAGCCATAACAATAGAAGATAGAAGAGACCCTGATAATTTAAAGAAAGTAGAGTATATTGAAGGAAAAGGTGGAAAAGTTGTTAATAATGGAAATATAACTATAACAACAAAAGCTCCTGAAGCTAAAGATGATGCTTATGGAATCAATATACAAGGTAAAAATTTAAAAGCTGAAAACAATGGAAATATCAAACTTGTAGGAAAAGGACATGGAGTTCATGTTACTTATGGAGAGTTTGTAAATACAGAAAAAGGTACAATAGATATTTCTGAAGCTAAAGATAGTACAGCTATATTTGGGTTAGGAGCTAACTTAAAAAATGAAGGATTAATAAAATTATCTTTAGGAGAAGAGAACTCTACAAATAATAAAGCTATAGAAAATCATGGAGGAGTTGCTGTTAATACAGGAAAAATCCAAATTACAGATAAAAAAGCAGATGAGTTAAAAGATTATAATCTATACAATCTATTTGTTGGAGATGTAAAACATACAGGAATGTTTACTGATTCAGAAGGAAATATGGTAGCTAAAAAAACTGACAATATTTTAAAAGGGGAAAATACAACAGATAGTATCAATCAAGTTGGAAAAGACACAGGTTCTCTAGTATTAGGAAAAGGTGAAAAAGATGCTATAGTAGGAGGAGATAATGCTATTAAATTATCATCTTTAAATATAGCTGGAAAGGTTAATGTAAAAAATTCAAAAGATGGTAAGGAAACTAAAATAGATGATACTACTATCAACTTAGATAAAAATGGAGAATTAACTGTTACAGATAACTCTACTTTATCAATTTCTAATGGAAAAGTAAATGGGGAGAAAAATGCAACTGTAATTTCCATTGGTGATGGAGGATTTACTAATATACATAATGTAGAGGTATTTGGAAATATAGAAGGAAAAGGAAAATTACTAGCAACAGGAACAAATAGAATAGATGGAGTAATAGGAAGTTCTTTAACTATAGGAAAGGCTCAAATTCAAGGGGCTAGAGCTTTAGAAGCAAATGTTGATAGAGATAAAACTACAGTTTCTTCTACTTCAAAATTTGAAAAAGATGTAACTATAAATCAAAGTGGACAATTAGTTCTTGAATTAGGAGATAAAAATTCTAATGCTTTACAAAATTCAAAAGTTAATGTAACAGGAACAGGGGCAAATGATGTGGCTTTAGATACTTCTAATATATCAGGAGCAGAAACAACTATTAACTTAGGAAATGAAAATACATTTAATAATGTTGGAATAACTACTACTGATGGAAAAGATGGAGTTTATAAAGTAGATACTAAATTAAATGGAAAAGGTTCAGCTGATGTTAAAGTTGAATACAACAAAGAATTATATGGAACTAATTCTAAATTAAATAGTGTTAATAATGCTGTAATGAATTCTAATACTTTCTTCTCACAAAATAAAGATGAAAGAAAATCTCAATTATTAGCAGCTACAGAGTCAAGTATCTATTCAGAAACAGTAAAATCTTCTTATGAAAATGTAAAATTATCAGAAGATTCTTTATTAGAAATGTCAAGAGTGGCTAAAACTGGAGAATGGGCAGCTAATGGTAAAGCTTTATATGATAAAAATCAATATGATAAAGTTGGAAAATACTCATCAGAAATTGAATCTTCAGGATTATTAGGTAGTTTAGAATATGGATTAGATGATAATACATCAGTAGGATTTGCTTTCTCTGGAACAAAACAAGATGTAAAAACTAATGGTGGAAACTCTGATGGAGATTTATTCTACTTAGGTACTTATGCTAAGAAAACAGTAGGAAACTATGATTTAACAGCTGGAGTTGGATATCAATTAGGTAAATATGATACAGATAATACAGCAGCTAAAGTTTCTTCAAGTGATTCATATAAAACAAATTCATTATCAGCTTATGGACAAGTGAAATACATAGCTAAATTTGATGGAATATCATTTGAACCAAAAGTAAGATTAGGATATACTTATGTAGACCAAGATAATATACAAGATGCTTATACTAAAGTAAGTGAAGCTAATACTTCTACAGTAGATGCTACAGTTGGATTAGATTTAGTAAAAGAAATATCATTAGATAGAGCTAACTTAAGATTAGTTGCTGGAACAAGCTATACTAAATTATTTGGAGATACAGATAAAGAGTTTGTTGGAAATTTTGGAGCTAATAACATTTCAATTTCTGGAGCTAACTTAACAGAAAATTCTGTAAACTTTACATTAGGAGCTGAAGTAGAAAAAGAATCTGGATTATTCTATAATGCAGGAGCATCTTATACAGTAGGAAGCAATAATACAGATAACTATGGAGCAAACTTAGGAATTGGATATAAATTCTAA
- a CDS encoding gamma-glutamyl-gamma-aminobutyrate hydrolase family protein — MKKFRTLIIGIIALFTLILSGCTGYKVKETTEKPVKVGISWDRDYGKDIPEDTIAYMESVKKAGGVPVLLPQLKTEEDALNALKTVDAVILTGGEDINPVYYGEKPHKKLETLKDDRDVSDILLLKTALKEDYPILGTCRGMQLLNVVLGGTLYQDLPTEYISDLTHRDPKKVDFVFHDCKVTDKNSKLYNMLQLEDLTVNSWHHQAVERLGKGLKVVATSSDGMIEAVELDEATFVVAVQFHPEWHVYENDDKFLPIFQTLVEYGAKNRDKRN, encoded by the coding sequence ATGAAAAAATTTAGAACTTTAATAATTGGTATCATTGCTTTATTTACTCTTATTCTTTCTGGATGTACAGGCTATAAAGTTAAAGAAACTACAGAAAAACCTGTTAAAGTAGGTATTTCTTGGGATAGAGATTATGGAAAAGACATCCCTGAAGATACTATAGCTTATATGGAATCAGTTAAAAAAGCTGGAGGTGTTCCTGTTTTACTACCTCAATTAAAAACTGAAGAAGATGCTTTAAATGCTCTTAAAACAGTTGATGCTGTTATTTTAACTGGTGGAGAGGATATAAATCCTGTTTACTATGGAGAAAAACCTCATAAAAAACTTGAAACTTTGAAAGATGATAGAGATGTATCTGATATTTTATTATTAAAAACTGCTTTAAAAGAGGATTATCCTATTTTAGGTACTTGCCGTGGAATGCAACTTCTTAATGTAGTTCTTGGTGGAACTTTATATCAAGACTTACCAACTGAATATATTTCTGATTTAACTCATAGAGACCCTAAAAAAGTAGATTTTGTTTTTCATGATTGTAAAGTAACTGATAAAAATTCTAAACTTTATAATATGTTACAACTAGAAGATTTAACTGTTAACTCTTGGCATCATCAAGCTGTTGAAAGATTAGGAAAAGGATTAAAAGTAGTTGCTACTTCTTCTGATGGAATGATAGAAGCTGTAGAATTAGATGAGGCTACTTTTGTTGTTGCTGTACAATTCCATCCTGAATGGCATGTTTACGAAAATGATGATAAATTCTTACCAATATTCCAAACTCTTGTAGAATATGGAGCAAAAAATAGAGATAAAAGAAATTAA
- a CDS encoding helix-turn-helix domain-containing protein yields the protein MSINRKNLDILEELSEKKKLPLSYFSEKYQVSERNIRYSIENLNFYLLKASLHEIILKKGELEWICSKDELVEFIKNIHISNYIFSKEERENCILISYLFSDNTKIANIEKYLKVSRPTIKKDLLSLNEYLKEFELEFVRKENNISIEGKEKKLRHLKLLKLLEYIEIQDGKIIYLPKTYIIEREEVEFIKKYLENIDNSKFWEIILEIERELNVKFDKKFKNLMYLYLIPTVERISKNHIIMKKNNSEFLRNLSDYKIIRGILTKIIPENLDYEFLHLTEYFISGYYSSDFSENISIVKKFIDEFSKTISQSLNFDFSNLEEYKQEILRYLLPAVYRIKNNFFLIKSREKYIGDKKIYEKVKEGVLKCNYILKEPFREDEIIFLTKTSEKYIKIKKSEKISLKKLISLINNNKNSLESEKFIETLLLTFGDKIEDDR from the coding sequence ATGAGCATAAATAGAAAAAATTTAGATATATTGGAGGAGTTATCAGAAAAGAAAAAGTTACCTCTATCATACTTTTCCGAAAAATATCAAGTGAGTGAAAGAAATATTAGATACAGTATAGAAAATCTTAACTTCTACTTATTAAAAGCCTCTCTACATGAGATAATCTTGAAAAAAGGTGAGCTAGAATGGATATGCTCTAAGGATGAGCTTGTAGAGTTTATAAAAAATATTCATATAAGTAACTATATTTTTTCAAAGGAAGAGAGGGAAAATTGTATTTTAATAAGTTATCTTTTTTCAGATAATACCAAAATAGCAAATATAGAAAAATATCTAAAAGTAAGTCGTCCCACTATAAAGAAAGATTTATTATCTTTAAATGAATATTTAAAAGAGTTTGAATTGGAGTTTGTAAGAAAGGAGAATAATATTTCAATAGAGGGAAAAGAAAAGAAATTAAGACATTTAAAGCTTTTGAAACTTTTAGAATATATAGAGATACAAGATGGAAAAATTATTTATCTCCCTAAAACATATATTATAGAAAGGGAAGAGGTTGAGTTTATAAAAAAATATTTAGAAAATATAGATAATTCAAAGTTTTGGGAAATAATATTGGAAATTGAAAGAGAACTTAATGTCAAATTTGATAAAAAATTTAAAAATCTTATGTATTTATATCTGATACCTACAGTTGAGAGAATAAGTAAAAATCATATTATAATGAAGAAAAATAACAGTGAATTTTTGAGAAATCTCAGCGATTATAAGATTATAAGGGGAATTCTTACAAAAATTATTCCAGAAAACTTAGACTATGAGTTTTTACATTTGACAGAATATTTTATAAGTGGTTACTATTCAAGTGATTTTTCAGAGAATATCTCAATAGTAAAAAAATTTATAGATGAATTTTCTAAAACAATCTCTCAATCTCTTAATTTTGATTTTTCAAATTTAGAGGAGTATAAGCAAGAGATATTAAGATATTTATTACCAGCTGTTTATCGTATAAAAAATAATTTCTTTTTAATTAAAAGTCGTGAAAAATATATTGGTGATAAAAAGATTTATGAAAAGGTAAAAGAGGGAGTTTTAAAGTGTAATTACATATTAAAAGAACCTTTTAGAGAAGATGAAATTATTTTTCTTACAAAAACAAGTGAGAAATATATTAAAATAAAAAAATCAGAGAAAATCTCATTAAAAAAATTAATTTCACTAATAAATAACAATAAAAATTCTCTAGAAAGTGAAAAATTTATAGAAACTCTTTTGCTAACCTTTGGAGATAAGATAGAAGACGATAGATGA
- the malX gene encoding maltose/glucose-specific PTS transporter subunit IIBC: MSKKVGFWEFFQGLGKTFMLPVSLLAACGIMLGIGSSFASSVTAEILPFLKIPVIKLFFEFMSTIGSFAFSNLPMMFAMAIPLGLARQDKGVAAFSGFVGFIMASMTANFFLKATGTLATPENMKAAGQAMVYGIQSVDVGVLGGVIIGVIVYKIHDKYCEIKLPDALAFFGGSRFVPIATAVVVGVVGIVIPLIWPFFNGIIIKIGELIGKAGVFGPLVFGAGEGILRPFGLHHILVAMIRFTSAGGEAVVNGETVYGALSIFYKEFANGVLDPNVTRFLSQGKMPSYLFGLPAVALAIYHTARPENRKKIKGLLASGVVACMVGGITEPLEFIFLFLSPVLYLFHCIMVGLGFMTMGILKVAIGNTDGNIIDFIVFGVLQGFRTKWYLVIPVGIVWFIIYYVVFKYAIVKFDLKTPGREVITDESNVKLGGYDAERLLKALGGKENIVSLDNCITRLRLVLNDTSIINEEEIKATGAIAVVKLDASNLQVIIGPQVHVVKNKLDKLIK, translated from the coding sequence ATGAGCAAAAAAGTTGGATTTTGGGAATTTTTCCAAGGGCTAGGAAAAACATTTATGTTACCTGTGTCTTTATTAGCAGCATGTGGTATCATGCTTGGGATTGGTAGTTCTTTTGCTAGTTCAGTAACAGCTGAGATTTTACCTTTCTTAAAAATTCCTGTAATAAAATTATTCTTTGAATTTATGTCTACTATTGGTTCTTTTGCTTTTTCAAATTTACCAATGATGTTTGCTATGGCAATTCCATTAGGTCTAGCAAGACAAGATAAAGGAGTGGCTGCCTTTTCTGGATTTGTAGGATTTATAATGGCTAGTATGACAGCAAACTTCTTCTTAAAAGCCACAGGAACTTTGGCTACTCCTGAAAATATGAAAGCAGCTGGACAAGCTATGGTTTATGGAATCCAAAGTGTTGATGTTGGAGTTTTAGGTGGAGTTATAATCGGGGTCATTGTTTATAAAATTCATGATAAATATTGTGAAATAAAATTACCTGATGCTTTAGCTTTCTTTGGTGGTTCTAGATTTGTTCCTATTGCTACAGCTGTAGTAGTTGGAGTTGTTGGAATAGTAATTCCTTTAATTTGGCCTTTCTTTAATGGAATTATCATTAAAATAGGAGAACTTATTGGAAAAGCTGGAGTATTTGGACCATTGGTGTTTGGAGCTGGAGAAGGAATTTTAAGACCATTTGGATTACACCATATTTTAGTTGCTATGATAAGATTTACATCAGCTGGAGGAGAGGCTGTTGTTAATGGTGAAACAGTTTATGGAGCTTTAAGTATATTCTATAAAGAGTTTGCAAATGGAGTATTAGACCCTAATGTAACAAGATTTTTATCACAAGGGAAAATGCCTTCATATTTATTCGGATTACCAGCTGTAGCTTTAGCTATATATCATACAGCTAGACCAGAAAACAGAAAGAAAATAAAAGGACTTTTAGCTTCTGGAGTGGTAGCTTGTATGGTTGGAGGAATTACTGAACCATTAGAATTTATATTCTTATTCTTATCACCTGTTTTATATCTTTTCCATTGTATAATGGTTGGACTTGGGTTTATGACAATGGGAATTTTAAAAGTGGCTATTGGAAACACAGATGGAAATATAATTGACTTTATAGTATTTGGAGTTTTACAAGGATTTAGAACAAAATGGTATCTTGTAATTCCTGTGGGAATTGTTTGGTTTATCATTTACTATGTAGTATTTAAATATGCCATAGTTAAATTTGATTTAAAAACTCCAGGAAGAGAAGTTATTACAGATGAATCTAACGTTAAATTAGGAGGATATGACGCCGAAAGACTTTTAAAAGCTTTAGGTGGAAAAGAAAATATTGTTTCTTTAGATAACTGTATCACAAGATTAAGACTTGTTTTAAATGATACAAGTATCATAAATGAAGAGGAAATTAAAGCAACAGGAGCTATAGCTGTGGTAAAACTAGATGCTAGTAACTTACAAGTTATAATTGGACCTCAAGTACATGTTGTAAAAAATAAATTGGATAAACTTATAAAGTAG
- a CDS encoding MalY/PatB family protein, translated as MNFDTVIDRKGTYCTQWDFVKDRFGKEGLLPFTISDMDLESPKEIIDALVKRVNHGVFGYSRWNHEDFKNSIEFWYNTRFNFQIDKEWILYAPSVIYAISKFIKMKSNIGDGVLINTPGYDGFFKVIADNDRKIVSSPLVKNGNNYEIDFEDFEEKCKISKIFLMCSPHNPVGKVWSVEELEKIISICKKYNVFIISDEIHMDIVYTGKHIPILKVAGEYIDNIVLCTAASKTFNIPALGGAYLLCTTASDRDEYLRILKNRDALSSPSILGVIGTITAYNQCGYWVDELLKYTKSNIEFVKDYLEKNIPELSCDIPDGCYFAWIDFSKLNISSEEFQKALIDVGNVAIMPGLTYGEAGRFFLRLNVGCSLEKVKDGLSRMKIAVDSLKR; from the coding sequence ATGAATTTTGATACTGTCATTGATAGAAAAGGGACATATTGCACACAATGGGATTTTGTAAAAGATAGATTTGGAAAAGAGGGACTGTTACCTTTTACTATTTCAGATATGGATTTAGAGTCTCCAAAGGAGATAATAGATGCCCTTGTAAAGAGAGTGAATCACGGAGTTTTTGGATATAGTAGATGGAATCATGAGGACTTTAAAAATTCAATAGAGTTTTGGTATAATACAAGATTTAATTTTCAAATAGATAAAGAATGGATATTATATGCTCCAAGTGTAATCTATGCTATTTCAAAATTTATAAAAATGAAATCAAATATTGGGGACGGAGTTCTTATAAATACTCCAGGATATGATGGATTTTTTAAGGTGATAGCTGATAATGATAGAAAGATTGTATCATCTCCACTTGTAAAAAATGGAAACAATTATGAGATTGATTTTGAAGATTTTGAAGAAAAATGTAAAATTTCTAAAATTTTCTTGATGTGTAGTCCTCATAATCCTGTTGGAAAGGTTTGGAGTGTTGAGGAACTAGAGAAAATCATCTCTATTTGTAAAAAATATAATGTCTTTATAATCTCTGATGAAATTCATATGGATATTGTTTATACTGGGAAACATATACCTATACTAAAAGTAGCAGGAGAATATATTGACAATATTGTATTATGTACAGCAGCATCAAAGACTTTTAATATTCCAGCTTTGGGAGGAGCTTATCTTTTATGTACTACGGCTAGTGATAGAGATGAGTATTTGAGAATATTAAAAAATAGAGATGCTTTATCTTCACCGTCTATCCTTGGGGTAATAGGTACAATTACAGCTTACAATCAATGTGGTTATTGGGTAGATGAGCTTTTGAAATATACAAAATCTAATATTGAATTTGTAAAAGATTATTTAGAAAAAAATATTCCAGAGTTAAGTTGTGATATTCCTGATGGGTGTTACTTTGCTTGGATAGATTTTTCAAAATTAAATATATCTAGTGAGGAGTTTCAAAAGGCTTTGATTGATGTAGGAAATGTAGCTATAATGCCTGGATTAACTTATGGGGAAGCTGGAAGATTTTTCTTGAGATTAAATGTGGGGTGTTCTCTTGAAAAAGTAAAAGATGGATTGAGTAGAATGAAAATTGCAGTTGATTCTTTAAAAAGATAG
- a CDS encoding PD-(D/E)XK nuclease family protein — translation MEEYKIFFEKVSLINEKYKLVNSQKEDFNIFSILRDEWDEVNLHSRFIGELFRNKNYGNKFIEIFLEKIEVEIQDIENIEIFTEYSVAQNGRIDILIKFIDKNKDKKVLIVENKIYAGDQEEQLKRYYNAMKKEGYKNEEIEIIYLTLNGDEPSKDSTKGLSDEIKNKIKIISYKNEIIDWIEDCIKEVALVPVIRETLFQYENLLKKLTGKGEKNLRNELKELVLSNEKYVEAVYSLSDILTDIKEELQLKFWIKLEEKLTEVLKKYNITLDKEFNKSEFEKYIKNYYEKTRDNKYYGLMYYIKDIEGIGKLYLKIEIDWNIYYGFGVIIKDKSESFKKIEIDLEEELYNLNFKIKNTQWLGWKHLYNIENINETINFRVFDRELIFQLNDDKRLEKMIDYIVKQITKTLDVLKDKF, via the coding sequence ATGGAAGAATATAAAATATTTTTTGAAAAAGTATCTCTTATAAATGAAAAGTATAAACTTGTAAATTCGCAAAAAGAAGATTTTAATATATTTTCTATTTTAAGAGATGAATGGGACGAAGTAAATTTACACTCTAGATTTATAGGTGAATTATTTAGAAATAAAAATTATGGAAATAAATTTATTGAAATATTTTTAGAAAAAATAGAAGTAGAAATTCAAGATATAGAAAATATTGAAATATTTACAGAATATAGTGTAGCACAAAATGGTAGAATAGATATTTTAATAAAATTTATAGATAAAAATAAAGATAAAAAAGTTTTGATTGTAGAAAATAAAATATATGCTGGTGACCAAGAGGAACAGTTAAAAAGATATTATAATGCCATGAAAAAAGAGGGATATAAAAATGAAGAAATAGAAATTATATATCTAACTTTAAATGGAGATGAGCCAAGTAAAGATAGCACAAAAGGGCTTAGTGATGAAATAAAAAATAAAATAAAAATAATTTCATATAAAAATGAGATTATTGATTGGATAGAAGATTGTATAAAAGAAGTTGCTTTAGTTCCTGTCATTAGAGAAACTTTATTTCAATATGAAAATTTATTAAAGAAATTAACAGGAAAGGGGGAGAAAAATTTGAGAAATGAATTAAAAGAATTAGTTTTATCTAATGAAAAATATGTTGAAGCAGTTTATAGTCTTTCTGATATATTGACAGATATAAAAGAGGAGTTACAACTTAAATTTTGGATAAAATTAGAGGAGAAATTAACAGAAGTTTTAAAAAAATATAATATTACTTTAGATAAAGAATTTAATAAATCAGAATTTGAAAAATATATTAAAAACTATTATGAAAAAACTAGAGATAATAAATATTATGGGTTGATGTATTATATTAAAGATATAGAAGGAATAGGAAAATTATATTTAAAAATAGAAATTGATTGGAATATTTATTATGGGTTTGGAGTTATAATTAAAGATAAGAGTGAAAGTTTTAAAAAAATAGAAATAGATTTGGAAGAAGAATTATATAATCTTAACTTTAAAATAAAGAATACGCAATGGTTAGGTTGGAAACATTTATATAATATAGAAAATATAAATGAAACTATAAATTTTAGAGTATTTGATAGAGAGCTAATATTTCAATTAAATGATGATAAAAGATTAGAAAAAATGATTGACTATATTGTAAAACAAATCACAAAAACTTTAGATGTATTAAAAGATAAGTTTTAA
- a CDS encoding transporter substrate-binding domain-containing protein, translating to MEKDYLQKDLMKEIRKRGILRVGTTGDYKPFTYIENQKYIGYDIEISRLLAKALSVDIEFVTTTWKDISKDLENQKYDIAVGGISKNLERENKFEMTDSYITSGKCYLVRKGDENKYKSINDVNNPNTIIGVNIGGTNEEFVDKNFNRAKIIKYFDNLEVPKAVANSDVDVMITDNSEVNYYRNHNPKLEGSQTDTPFTKCEKAYMLPKGQKNFLLFVNNLLKDLDKQGEMEKLKDKYLK from the coding sequence ATGGAAAAAGATTATTTACAAAAAGATTTAATGAAAGAAATACGAAAAAGAGGTATACTAAGAGTAGGGACAACAGGAGATTACAAACCTTTTACATATATAGAAAACCAAAAATATATTGGATATGATATTGAAATCTCAAGATTATTAGCCAAAGCTCTAAGTGTAGATATAGAGTTTGTAACTACCACTTGGAAAGATATTTCAAAAGATTTAGAAAATCAAAAATATGATATTGCAGTAGGTGGAATTTCTAAAAATCTTGAAAGAGAAAATAAATTTGAAATGACAGACTCCTATATCACTTCTGGAAAATGTTATCTTGTAAGAAAGGGAGATGAAAATAAGTATAAATCCATAAATGATGTAAACAATCCAAATACAATAATAGGTGTAAATATAGGTGGAACTAATGAGGAGTTTGTGGACAAAAATTTCAATCGTGCTAAAATCATAAAATATTTTGATAATTTAGAAGTTCCAAAGGCTGTGGCAAATAGTGATGTAGATGTGATGATAACAGATAATAGTGAGGTAAATTATTATAGAAATCACAATCCAAAATTAGAGGGAAGTCAGACAGATACACCATTCACAAAATGTGAAAAAGCATATATGTTACCAAAGGGACAAAAGAATTTTCTTCTTTTTGTAAATAATCTTCTAAAAGATTTAGATAAACAAGGGGAAATGGAAAAATTAAAGGATAAATATTTAAAATAG